ACAGGGACACAGGGACCCAGCTCCGCTCACATGGCCCACCTCACTCCATGGCCCCGGAATCCACAGCTGACATGAAGATGGTCCAAAACCAATCGATCTGCCTCTCCAAATCCATCACAGACCAGGCTCATCAGCATGGGGCACTGGGTGCATGGGTAttagctgtgtgaccctgggcacACATGACTCTTACCTAAGAAAGGTAAGTTCATTGTATCACCTTTCAGGAGTAGGGGACCAtccatgggggtggggagcagaaagGTGGAGCACACAGTGTACACTCAGGACCTGCCTCAGTAAACTGACATGTCTTGTCCTAATCACCTCAGGCTTTGGCACAGGTTAGAGTATGTAGTTTGGGAGTCTTATTAAACACCAGCTCCAATTGTGTAGGCAGGTGGGCTGAAGGTCTTCATCCAACCAGCTCAAGGACGCTGTGATGGTGCTCACTCAGGAGGGACAAGGCCAAGGGGAACACGGGCTTTCCCTACACACACGACGTCTGCCAGCTCGCCCACAGCAGAGCTGAGTCCTCAGCCCATACCTCTCTCCCCTTGCACAAACACCCTTAGATAATATTTTCCCTCAGCAACCTGGGATGATCAAGCTTGTCCTTGTTGCACCTGGAAACCAAGGACTAACTTTCATTTACACATCACATGTATCACCATGGAGACCTTTGTGGTCAGTACTGTGACCCCTGGCTGCTGTGTCAAGAGTGTGAATACAAAGCCATTTCAGGCACACCTTTGAGCTCACAGTGAGAAAAATCACCTATGTAGGGTGAGATGGGCTGAAATGTGCCCCCCAACCTCCACATCACTCCTGTGTGAGGGTGAGCTATGGAGGAGAAAGGAGCACATAACAAATGAACTCACTCAGGCCAGAGAAGTCCCCCAAGCTCCAGTGTAATGGAGAACAGACACCCTCTTCTCTCTATCCAAGACACTCAGTTCGGCACCTCCCTGTGTTGATTTATTGGCCAATAGCATGGTCATCATAGCCAGACACTTTGAGGACATCCCTAATCAGTCAATGCTATGACCACTGTGAATAAGAAAAAGTGACTGTAAGTGGTCAGAAGGCCAGAGGCCATCTCTCTCTGGTCTTAAGTGGCAAAGAACAAGACTTTATAAACCTCCAAAGATGAAGTGGAGTGGGGAGTAGAAATGGTAGTGAGATCCAGTGGGAGATGACAAGCATGTCCCAAAGATATCTAGAATGCAGTCCAGCTGTTTCTCAGGACACGGGTCTCAGCTGCCCCTTCACCACGATAGCCAACATCTACTCATTGTCTGGAGACCCTCACATCCTCCAGCAAACAGAGGATCTATACATTATTATTGTGGACAAGACATGGAGCTAGAGCGGCTGAGCATCCTGCAGGGAACAGGCAAGGGTTCTTCCCTACTCTTAGTCCTTCCTGGAGGGGACAAGATCACCCAGCTTGGGGAGGGCAGGAAGTCCTCATGAACATTTTGAGTCAATGAGACCTGAATGGTGCGGGTGGACTTAGTGGGCATCTGTACCAGGAGAGCTGCTCTGAGGTGTCTTTGTGATTAGGTAGGACAAGTGACTAAGAGGCAGGCACGGGGACCTTGAAAGGCTCTTTATACTCAGTCAGCTCTGGAAGTCTCTCCATGTCCTGAGAGCACTGTCCAGCCTCCCTGCAGAGGGAGGGCTCAGCAAATCCCTGAGAACTGAGTAAAGCAGAGGAATGTCCCCCTTCCAGGCCACTCAAGATCGTTTGGGAGATCACAGAAGTAGCAGACTTTTGGACAGGGGACAGCACGTGGAGAATGGGTTGCTGTGGTCTGTGGCACGTTTGACTGCACCGGTGAGATCTGCTCCCTCTCACTGCGTTCATCTACCCCTCTGCATCTGTCCCCACTCATGGCCACACCAGTCCACAGAAACGCAAGTGTCTCAGCAGTGTCCTTGCAGGGGTTTGTGttggtgggatttgggggaggtgcaGAGACCCAGGCCCTGCTCTTCGCTGTCTTCCTGGCTCTGTACATGGTGACTGTCCTGGGCAACCTCACCATGATCGTGGTCATCACCCTGGATGCCCACCTGCActcccccatgtacttcttcctcaagAACCTGTCCTTTGTCGACCTTTGCTACTCCTCTGTCATTGCCCCCAAAGCCATGAccatcttcctttcctcctccaaggTCATCAGCTTCGAGGGCTGTGCCACAcagctcttctttttctcccttctggTTACCACCGAAGGCTTCCTCTTAGCAGTAATGGCCTATGACCGCTTTATGGCCATCTGCAGTCCCCTGAGGTACCCTGTGACCATGTGCCACATGGCATGTGTTCGTCTGGTTCTGGGTACCTACTGTGGAGGCTGCCTGAACTCCATCGTGCAGACCAGCCTCACATTCCAGCTGCCCTTCTGCAGTTCCAACCACATCGACCACTTCTACTGCGACGTGCCCCCACTGCTCCGGCTGGCCTGTGCAGACACAGCGCTCAATGAGCTTGTCATGTTTGGCATCTGTGGGCTCATCATTGTGTCTACCACTCTTGTGGTCCTCATCTCCTATGGCTACATCACAGTGACTATCCTCAGGATGCGCTCCGGGTCAGGGCGGCACAAGGTTTTCTCCACCTGTGGTTCCCACATGACGGCTGTGTCCTTGTTTTATGGGACTGTGTTTGTCATGTACGCACAGCCAGGAGCAGTGGCATCCATGGAGCAGGGCAAGGTGGTCTCTGTCTTCTACACCCTGGTCATCCCCATGCTCAACCCTCTCATCTACAGTCTGCGCAACAAGGATGTGAAAGATGCCCTCAAAAGGCTAGGACAAAGACCTAGCCTTGTGAAGGAGGGTGGGCAGTAAGGGGCTGTCCTAGGGCTGGAGGGGAGATTTCCACTGAAACATTTTCCGATCTCTTCCATTCACCCATTCTGCAATGGTTCTTGAAGGCTCATTGCAGACCAGGTCCTGGctaagcaggaagcagaagacCGCTGTGCTgagagcaagttccaagccacTTGCTGCTGTGCGATGCAGTGAACAGGATTCACAGTTGTTGGGATTGAAGgaggttttttcttttctatgaaaGGAGATAGCTGTTTGGACATAATGTGCAAAACAGAATAAATCCCTAATATCAAGTCCTTCTCCCTGACCCCACAGATGCACTGCTAGGCATGTCTTAGTGACCCCTTATGAGCATACAACCAAAGTGTCTTCTACTTCTCTTCAGTTCCTTCCAGCTCTCTCCACACCACTGAGATGAAACGTGTCGAAAATAACTCCAgcggctggagaggtggctcacagttaagagtgcttggtgttcttgcagaaaaccagagttcagttcccagtacccaagtcAAGAGACTCAAACTCTTAACTCCAGTGGACTTCACACCCACTTCCACTTTTTTCCATGGACACCTGTACACACTTGTCCATActaccaaacacacatacacataaataaaaattttacaagTCACATAAAATAACTTTGAATGCATTGCCAAGTGTTCCTCATAATGGGTTCCACAGCTCTAGTGAACAACATCTAATATGGAGTCTTTCTCACAAAGAGCCATGGTCTAAAACTAATGTGGTAGTGAATATATACATcttatatatgaacatatatgcatatattaaaatCAATTCATTTTAAACCCACAATCCTGCGAGTTCACTACACTGTTGCTAGGGAAAAGATGTACAATCCCATAATATCCTCCATACAACCCCAGGCCTTCTGCCAAAACTCCAACACTTAACCAGATTCTTACCATAGTTCCCACTGTCTTCTGGAAACAGTCTATAAGACAGCCAAGCATTTGTCTTTGTTCGCAATTTCTGTTGCTCAGCATTAATCACAAGATTAATCCACGTGCTTGTGTACAGCAGAAGCTGCATGGTGTCTACTGCTGTCTGTGACTGCAGCTTGAGGACACCATATGCTCTGCTTTTGGGGAAATGGCTGTGGTTTGTCATTACTGTCTGCTGAGGCTGTGCTGCCATGGCCCCGTCGGTCTCCTACGTGAGAGGGTTTCTGTTGGAAATTGCTGTAAGTGCAGTTGCTTAGGAAAAGGGTATGCAAAAGTTAATCTTTTGTAGAAGCTACTAGTTTGAATTTGCTTGGACACTCCCTGTGCTTAGTGTGTATGTCCTGGTTGGCTAACAATCGGGAACTTCTCTTCATGTATCTAGTGACCACTTGGTTGCTTTGCTTGTAGCTTCCCTGTTCAGATGTTTTTACCATGTCCACTTCACACATGTGGTCATGGGGGGCTCTGctgattgttttcttttccaataGCATTTCTGCTTTGGGGCTGTGCTTCATCATGTGTCTTTAGCTCAACAGAAGCTCTTGTACTTAATGTTTTGAGTCAGCCATCTGTTTCTTTATGGTTAATGCACTGTGTCATGTCCAGAGAAGCTTGGTTTACTCTAAGCCAATGGGTCTCTCACCCTTTGGGACCGAGCTGATACCCACTATGTCAATGAGTCTCTGAaacacttttattattatttttatttattcattcacataaaattatttttcatgtttgatTTGATATAATAGCAACTTCTATTTTTCTCAACATGACTACTGACCTCTTAGAAAATCAGGTGTGGTTTTCCCCAGCAGCTCTGCGATGCCGCTTCCTCTGCACCCCAGCGTTGATGCTTGCCTGTGCTGCTCAACTCCACTCCTCCCACTGAGTTTCTTGCTACCCCAggatccgtgtgtgtgtgtgtgtgtgtgtgtgtgtgtgtgtgtgtgtgtgtgccttgacTCCATTCTATCCATTGAGCGTTTTGCCTGTCCTGAAGCCATTTTATGATATCATGCTAATatataataatgtaataaaatatggGAAGTAAAAACTAAAACCCAGAAAAGTTAAGTTCATTTTCCAAAAATTATCAGTAATAACTCGGCAGCATTTAAGAATAAATATTCAAATGTGTAATTGTCTAAACAACTTAGGAAGAATGGAAAAGTTCAGTGATATTGATGCGGATGGATGATGCGGGATAAAGATCAGCATTCAACTTAACTTATAAACTCAATCAGTCATGTTTgatcaggtgttttgtttttgttttgtttttttaaaaaaaaaacctgaacaaaTTAATCTACAACATGATGGGACACCTCAAATAGTAATTCCGGGGATTTTTGAAAATGGGAACAAAGAAGAGGAACATGTCTTGCAAATATCAAAACGTGTTTATAAAGTATATGAAATGCCAGTATTTGGGTATGTTCATAGAAATATTAGAAAGATGCCTCAAATGTCTGGGTACAAGAACCCTTTGGAATGTTACTGGAAATTGTCGGTAAGGGGGATCTGAATTTTTAGTAACTAGCAGTGATTAAGTGCACTCATCAAAACAAGGAGGGGTGTGAGGGTAGAACTCAAATCCTGCTTGGATGTTtaatttatttcatcattttgAGAGAAATCTGGCCAGGTGAGTGGATAAGAAAGGAAGATTCAGCATGATGTAGTTGCTCATGGGaatagtcaaacaaacaaacaaaagatatttAGCAAGAAAAGTCCAACCTTGTGTCCTCATGCACAGTATAATAGGGCAGGCTAGACTCACAGCACCCTGGTAAGGAACTGAAACCTGAAAGGGAAATCTGGATAGGACCTCCTGTGTCCTTGCAGCTGGCCCTCACCACTATCACTGATGAGGCTTGCAGAATGCCTCCCCGGTGTCTTCCTAAGTGCAATTCACTTCCCTTCACTGCTGTGTTGTTTACAATTGAAAAAGCAGCCTTATCAACCTTCATCA
The nucleotide sequence above comes from Peromyscus eremicus chromosome 13, PerEre_H2_v1, whole genome shotgun sequence. Encoded proteins:
- the LOC131923436 gene encoding olfactory receptor 9S13-like translates to MATPVHRNASVSAVSLQGFVLVGFGGGAETQALLFAVFLALYMVTVLGNLTMIVVITLDAHLHSPMYFFLKNLSFVDLCYSSVIAPKAMTIFLSSSKVISFEGCATQLFFFSLLVTTEGFLLAVMAYDRFMAICSPLRYPVTMCHMACVRLVLGTYCGGCLNSIVQTSLTFQLPFCSSNHIDHFYCDVPPLLRLACADTALNELVMFGICGLIIVSTTLVVLISYGYITVTILRMRSGSGRHKVFSTCGSHMTAVSLFYGTVFVMYAQPGAVASMEQGKVVSVFYTLVIPMLNPLIYSLRNKDVKDALKRLGQRPSLVKEGGQ